A region from the Brachyspira hampsonii genome encodes:
- a CDS encoding OadG family protein, with product MNSSIMEALQIMIIGMGVVVLFLIILVFVMKIVSAVVAQVDKLMPPPQEAISSSPAPVQTTNNDKMVAIAIALAHVHSNKK from the coding sequence ATGAATAGTAGTATCATGGAAGCATTGCAAATAATGATCATTGGTATGGGCGTTGTTGTATTGTTTTTAATTATATTAGTTTTCGTTATGAAGATTGTCAGTGCTGTTGTAGCTCAAGTAGACAAATTAATGCCTCCTCCTCAGGAAGCAATTTCGTCTTCTCCGGCACCGGTGCAAACAACTAATAATGATAAGATGGTAGCTATAGCAATAGCTTTAGCACATGTTCATAGTAATAAAAAATAA
- a CDS encoding sodium ion-translocating decarboxylase subunit beta encodes MRKIFLVFALVFMTASMVLAQESTQKPLNIKDSLISLARNTAFGGLFPRSEQEIAEAQAKAENSKQEKYQTKLNDIKVKSVPLWQNLIMICVGLVLVYLAIAKGFEPLLLIPIGMGGILANIPIANIAALPVVEVMNGIPVTLSSGGFLGQIYTFGIESGLFPLFIFIGVGAMTDFGPLIANPKTALLGAAAQIGIFGTLLGAMILSTYVPVISFTLKDAASIGIIGGADGPTAIFTASRLSPSLLGAIAVAAYSYMALVPIIQPPIMKWLTTEKERKIEMKQLRPVSKREKIIFPLSVIILVALLLPDAAPLIGAVMFGNLLKESGVTDRLSKTAQNELINIVTIMLGLSVGSKLAADKFLRFETLGILVLGLVAFSMGTAGGVLLAKLMNLFSKDKINPLIGAAGVSAVPMAARVANKVGQEANPHNFLLMHAMGPNVSGVIGSAVAAGVLLAILG; translated from the coding sequence ATGAGAAAAATATTTTTAGTATTTGCACTTGTCTTTATGACTGCATCAATGGTACTTGCTCAGGAAAGTACTCAGAAACCTCTTAATATAAAAGATTCGCTTATTTCTTTGGCTAGAAATACAGCTTTTGGAGGACTTTTTCCTAGAAGCGAACAGGAAATAGCAGAAGCTCAGGCTAAAGCTGAAAATAGTAAGCAGGAAAAATATCAAACTAAATTAAATGATATTAAAGTAAAATCTGTACCACTATGGCAGAATCTTATAATGATTTGTGTAGGACTAGTTTTAGTTTATCTTGCTATAGCTAAAGGATTTGAACCATTACTTCTTATTCCTATAGGTATGGGTGGTATTTTGGCTAATATTCCTATTGCTAATATTGCAGCACTTCCTGTAGTTGAAGTTATGAACGGTATACCAGTAACTTTAAGTAGCGGAGGTTTTTTGGGTCAGATATACACTTTTGGTATTGAATCTGGATTGTTCCCATTATTCATATTTATAGGTGTTGGTGCTATGACAGATTTCGGACCTCTTATTGCTAACCCTAAAACTGCATTATTAGGTGCTGCTGCTCAGATAGGTATATTCGGAACTTTGCTTGGTGCTATGATATTATCAACTTATGTTCCTGTAATTTCTTTCACTTTGAAAGATGCTGCTTCTATAGGTATTATAGGCGGTGCTGACGGTCCTACTGCTATATTTACAGCTTCAAGACTTTCACCTTCTTTATTGGGTGCTATTGCTGTTGCTGCTTATTCATATATGGCTTTGGTTCCTATTATTCAGCCTCCTATTATGAAATGGCTTACTACTGAAAAAGAAAGAAAAATTGAAATGAAACAGTTACGTCCTGTAAGCAAAAGAGAAAAAATTATTTTCCCTCTTAGCGTTATAATACTTGTAGCTTTACTTTTACCTGATGCTGCTCCTCTTATTGGTGCTGTTATGTTTGGTAATTTGCTTAAAGAATCTGGTGTTACTGACAGACTTTCAAAAACTGCTCAGAATGAATTAATAAACATTGTTACAATTATGTTAGGTTTATCAGTTGGAAGTAAATTAGCTGCTGATAAGTTCTTACGTTTTGAGACACTTGGTATATTGGTATTAGGTTTAGTAGCATTCTCTATGGGTACTGCAGGCGGTGTTCTTCTTGCTAAATTAATGAATTTATTCAGCAAAGATAAAATCAATCCGCTTATTGGTGCTGCCGGAGTATCTGCTGTTCCTATGGCTGCAAGAGTTGCTAACAAAGTAGGACAAGAGGCTAACCCTCATAACTTCTTACTTATGCATGCTATGGGACCAAACGTTTCTGGTGTAATTGGTTCTGCAGTTGCTGCTGGAGTGCTTTTGGCTATACTTGGTTAA
- a CDS encoding YidC/Oxa1 family membrane protein insertase: MNIIYNLTIYPIEFILEIIFYYLKVSTQSSYTVSVILVSLIINILSLPLYNIAEKWQQKERDIQNKMKPMIDNIKAVYKGDQAYLLIRTCQRINKYKTIYAFRGVLGLLIQIPFFLAGYNFFTSLTGTNTESFWLIKSLGEPDKIIHIGNYYINLLPFVMTSFSLASTFVYSKKLTFKESIPIFLMSLFFLVFLYNSPSILLLYWTINCAFSFFKNIVLINIDKIKNIINNISNNKIFILAAKIIYSLYTIFIFIMTILYFLRNTLINKSAVEYPFLKIFIIHVKTYRDLLLIWFIISIFILIIFIAKNKISDLIKIESKLRLKIFISSSIIITVLSGLFILTSLIASSGQEFQDPFNIIFSVFFKYIGIFFVYPIFLYFLFSEKFKNNITFLFIFIAITSLINTFIMVMDYGYISSNFKFELEYLLIPNLKQIIINSILILLALFLTFLVIRKKLINLIFNIFIIIIISLSAVSIFNFTKISSEQKKLLEISSINKNINNKYDIFNFSKTGTNIFIIILDRGNPEFGNLVFDRFEDIKKEFEGFVWYPNTAAFGAATFGSIQALYGGYEYAPFEIDGKYNLKDKHNESLIMMPQLFYKAGYDSVTFDPSFANLSWTPDLTIFKNYTNIKAYNQNNSMMEKELNNLLDNNADNNIYTNDIVKNNKNRAVRFSLFRMLPVFLRNKLYAKNDWFIPNSGRNLAIVGNSIQEYTLLQALTNLTVINEKGNYFNIMHSDSTHEPFNYNTNFIPSLNIETLPEEEVKYFGSEFSARSYYATVASFRELANFFKYLKQNKVYDNTKIIIVSDHSGYFSPSIFDENDMEGFKVFNSMLYFKDFDSRGDIVSNNTFMTIADVPYLAVKHLNNPTNPFTGKIITNDYKNINGIDVIITANADPNANLEKNFNYIGRYNIKNNIFIKTNWTQKK, from the coding sequence ATGAATATAATATATAATTTAACTATATACCCTATAGAATTTATTTTAGAAATAATATTCTACTATCTTAAAGTATCAACTCAGAGCAGCTATACAGTAAGTGTCATTTTAGTAAGTTTGATTATAAATATATTATCGCTCCCTTTATACAATATAGCCGAAAAATGGCAGCAGAAAGAAAGAGATATACAGAACAAAATGAAGCCTATGATAGATAATATAAAAGCAGTATATAAAGGAGATCAGGCTTATTTATTAATAAGAACATGTCAAAGAATCAACAAATATAAAACCATTTATGCTTTTAGAGGAGTATTAGGATTATTAATACAAATACCTTTCTTTTTAGCCGGATATAATTTTTTTACTAGTTTAACAGGTACAAATACAGAAAGTTTTTGGCTTATAAAAAGTTTAGGAGAACCAGATAAAATAATTCATATAGGAAATTATTATATAAATTTACTGCCGTTTGTAATGACATCTTTTTCTCTTGCATCAACATTTGTATATTCTAAAAAATTAACATTTAAAGAATCAATACCTATATTTTTAATGAGTTTATTCTTCTTAGTATTCTTATATAATTCTCCTTCTATACTTTTACTATATTGGACTATTAACTGTGCATTTTCATTTTTTAAAAATATAGTTCTAATCAATATTGATAAAATAAAAAATATAATAAATAACATATCAAATAATAAAATATTCATATTAGCTGCTAAAATAATATATTCTTTATATACTATTTTTATATTCATAATGACTATTTTATATTTTTTAAGAAATACATTAATAAATAAATCGGCTGTAGAATATCCATTTTTAAAAATATTTATCATACATGTAAAAACTTATAGAGATTTGTTATTAATTTGGTTTATTATTTCAATTTTTATTTTAATAATATTCATAGCTAAAAATAAAATATCAGATTTGATAAAAATAGAAAGTAAATTAAGATTAAAAATATTTATATCATCATCTATAATTATAACAGTACTATCCGGTTTATTCATTTTAACTTCATTGATAGCATCTTCAGGACAGGAATTTCAAGATCCATTTAATATAATATTCAGTGTATTTTTTAAATATATTGGTATATTTTTTGTCTATCCAATATTTTTATATTTTCTATTTTCAGAAAAATTTAAAAATAATATAACTTTTCTATTTATATTCATAGCAATAACATCATTAATTAATACTTTTATAATGGTAATGGATTACGGATATATATCTAGTAATTTTAAATTTGAATTAGAGTATTTACTAATACCCAATTTAAAACAAATAATAATAAATAGCATTTTAATATTATTAGCTTTATTCTTAACATTTTTGGTAATAAGAAAGAAATTAATAAATTTGATATTCAATATATTTATAATTATAATAATAAGTTTATCTGCTGTATCAATATTCAATTTTACAAAAATTAGCAGTGAGCAGAAAAAATTATTAGAAATATCTTCCATTAATAAAAATATTAATAACAAATACGATATATTTAATTTTTCTAAAACAGGAACAAACATATTTATTATAATATTAGACAGAGGAAATCCCGAATTTGGTAATTTAGTATTTGACAGATTTGAAGATATAAAAAAGGAATTTGAGGGCTTTGTATGGTATCCAAATACTGCTGCTTTTGGAGCTGCTACTTTTGGAAGCATACAAGCATTATATGGAGGATATGAATATGCTCCATTTGAAATAGATGGAAAATACAATTTAAAAGATAAGCATAATGAATCACTCATTATGATGCCTCAATTATTTTATAAGGCAGGATATGATTCTGTAACATTTGATCCTTCTTTTGCTAATCTTTCTTGGACTCCTGATTTAACTATATTTAAAAATTATACAAATATAAAAGCATATAATCAAAACAACAGTATGATGGAAAAAGAATTGAACAATCTGCTTGATAACAATGCAGATAATAATATTTATACAAATGACATAGTTAAAAATAATAAAAACAGAGCTGTAAGATTCTCATTATTCAGAATGCTTCCTGTTTTTTTAAGGAACAAATTATATGCAAAAAATGATTGGTTCATACCTAACTCCGGAAGAAATTTAGCTATAGTTGGTAATAGCATACAAGAATATACTCTATTACAAGCATTAACTAATCTAACTGTAATAAATGAAAAAGGTAATTATTTTAATATTATGCATAGCGACAGTACTCATGAACCATTTAATTATAATACTAATTTTATCCCATCATTAAATATAGAAACTCTTCCGGAAGAAGAAGTAAAATATTTTGGAAGTGAATTTTCGGCAAGAAGCTACTACGCCACAGTTGCTTCTTTTAGAGAACTTGCAAACTTTTTTAAATACTTAAAACAAAATAAAGTTTATGATAATACAAAAATAATAATAGTTTCAGATCATTCAGGATATTTCTCGCCGTCTATATTTGATGAAAATGATATGGAAGGATTCAAAGTATTTAATTCTATGCTTTATTTTAAAGATTTTGACTCAAGAGGTGATATAGTATCTAACAACACATTTATGACTATAGCAGATGTTCCATATTTAGCTGTTAAGCATCTAAATAACCCTACAAATCCGTTTACTGGGAAAATTATAACTAATGATTACAAAAATATTAATGGTATTGATGTTATTATAACAGCAAATGCAGATCCTAATGCTAATCTTGAGAAAAATTTTAATTATATAGGTCGTTATAACATAAAAAATAATATTTTTATTAAAACTAACTGGACACAAAAAAAATAA
- a CDS encoding biotin/lipoyl-containing protein — MAKKEVKFMLTAFRDGFQSVYGARVLSKDFMPAVEAFVKAGVTYFESGGGATFQSAFFYNQENAFDVMDTFRKTVGPDVNLQTLARGVNVVGLESQPREMIKLHAQLFKKHGITTIRNFDALNDVNNLIFSGKCIKEAGLKHQVCVSMMALPPGCEGAHDAAFYAKVLKQIKDNVDFDSVCFKDASGTSTPQVVYDTVKEARKLLGSDMHIQVHSHETAGIGAVQYRAALEAGADCIDLSAAPVSGGTCQTDVIVMWHALRGTEYELKIDIDKIREAEEVFKDCMKDYFLPPESRTVEPMIPFAPMPGGALTANTQMMRDINVMNRFPEVIKAMTEVVKKGGFGTSVTPVSQFYFQQAFNNVMQGNWKKIADGYGKMVLGYFGKTPSTPDPEIVKIASEQLGLQPTTELAMDIDDKNPKKGRKAAEQALKDAGITDLSDENVFIAAACKEKGIQFLKGEAKLGIRKNAPNTASSGASQSTSNEVTVTVGGSSYGIKIENGKAIVDGVSYDYTIKDGIVAGASQSAAPASSGSATPVTAGLPGTVVKIVAPVGTQVQDGSTVLIVEAMKMEVEIKSSANGVVKEVKVKPGDAVVAGQELAIVG, encoded by the coding sequence ATGGCTAAAAAAGAAGTAAAATTTATGCTAACAGCATTCAGAGACGGATTTCAATCTGTTTATGGTGCTAGAGTATTATCTAAAGATTTTATGCCTGCTGTAGAAGCATTTGTTAAGGCAGGAGTTACATATTTTGAATCAGGCGGCGGTGCAACTTTCCAAAGTGCATTTTTTTATAACCAAGAAAATGCTTTTGATGTAATGGATACTTTCAGAAAAACAGTAGGTCCTGACGTTAATTTACAAACATTAGCAAGAGGTGTCAATGTTGTAGGTTTGGAATCTCAGCCTAGAGAAATGATTAAATTACATGCCCAATTATTCAAAAAACATGGTATTACAACAATTAGAAACTTTGATGCTTTAAATGATGTAAATAACCTTATATTCAGCGGTAAATGTATTAAAGAAGCAGGACTTAAACATCAGGTATGTGTTAGTATGATGGCTTTGCCTCCTGGATGCGAAGGTGCCCATGATGCAGCTTTTTATGCAAAAGTATTAAAACAAATTAAAGATAATGTAGATTTTGATTCTGTATGTTTCAAAGATGCTTCAGGTACTTCAACTCCTCAGGTTGTTTATGATACAGTTAAAGAGGCTAGAAAACTTTTGGGTTCTGATATGCATATACAAGTTCATAGTCATGAAACTGCAGGTATAGGTGCGGTTCAGTACAGAGCTGCTTTGGAAGCAGGTGCTGATTGTATAGACCTTTCAGCTGCTCCTGTGTCTGGCGGTACTTGTCAAACAGATGTTATAGTTATGTGGCATGCTTTAAGAGGAACTGAATATGAATTAAAAATTGATATAGATAAAATCAGAGAAGCTGAAGAAGTATTTAAAGATTGTATGAAAGATTACTTCTTACCACCTGAAAGCAGAACAGTGGAACCTATGATTCCATTTGCTCCAATGCCGGGAGGTGCTTTAACAGCTAATACTCAAATGATGAGAGATATTAATGTAATGAATAGATTCCCTGAAGTTATAAAAGCTATGACTGAAGTTGTAAAAAAAGGCGGTTTCGGTACTTCTGTAACTCCTGTATCTCAATTCTATTTCCAACAGGCATTTAATAATGTAATGCAAGGTAATTGGAAAAAAATAGCTGACGGTTACGGTAAAATGGTATTAGGATATTTTGGAAAAACTCCTTCTACTCCAGACCCAGAAATAGTAAAAATAGCAAGCGAGCAATTAGGTTTACAGCCTACAACTGAACTTGCTATGGATATAGATGATAAAAACCCTAAAAAAGGAAGAAAAGCTGCTGAACAGGCTTTAAAAGATGCTGGTATCACAGATCTTTCAGATGAAAATGTATTTATAGCTGCTGCTTGTAAAGAAAAAGGTATACAGTTCCTTAAAGGCGAAGCTAAACTTGGTATTAGAAAAAATGCTCCTAATACTGCTTCTTCTGGTGCTTCTCAATCTACAAGCAATGAAGTTACAGTTACTGTAGGCGGTTCAAGCTATGGAATAAAAATAGAAAATGGAAAAGCTATAGTTGACGGAGTAAGCTATGACTATACTATCAAAGATGGTATAGTTGCTGGTGCTTCTCAGTCTGCTGCTCCTGCTTCTTCAGGTTCTGCTACTCCAGTTACAGCTGGTTTACCTGGTACAGTTGTAAAAATAGTAGCTCCAGTAGGAACACAAGTTCAGGACGGTTCTACAGTATTGATCGTAGAAGCTATGAAAATGGAAGTAGAAATAAAATCTTCTGCTAATGGTGTTGTTAAAGAAGTTAAAGTTAAACCAGGAGACGCTGTAGTTGCTGGTCAGGAATTGGCTATTGTAGGCTAA
- the murI gene encoding glutamate racemase translates to MNMNSFMPIAVFDSGVGGLTVLKKMLEILPNENYIYIGDNANIPYGDKSQEEIVRLTLKMTDFLIAKKCKMIIIACNTITACAFDILKQKYDVPVIEVISNAVADALNKTKNNNISIMATEFTVKSNIYKNKIIECNKEASVTQIACKELCPMIENDWYSYENRLDVLKGYLKNIDKNSDTLILGCTHYPHIINDIEILLKNDIENSIKNIVDPSYYTVVSAKKYLEENNLLNNNNNNNNNNNNNNNKDRYTKIYTTETNIEKTNKLIDIFMPKNEKYELEQITL, encoded by the coding sequence ATGAATATGAATTCGTTTATGCCAATAGCAGTTTTTGATTCCGGTGTAGGAGGCTTAACTGTTCTTAAAAAAATGTTAGAAATATTACCTAATGAAAATTATATATATATAGGGGATAATGCTAATATACCGTATGGGGATAAATCTCAAGAAGAAATTGTAAGGCTAACATTAAAAATGACTGATTTTTTGATAGCAAAAAAATGTAAAATGATTATTATTGCATGTAATACTATAACAGCTTGTGCTTTTGATATTCTAAAACAAAAATATGATGTACCTGTAATAGAAGTTATATCAAATGCTGTAGCAGATGCTTTAAATAAAACAAAAAATAATAATATATCTATAATGGCAACAGAATTCACAGTTAAGTCTAATATTTATAAAAATAAAATTATTGAATGCAATAAAGAAGCAAGTGTTACTCAAATAGCTTGTAAAGAATTATGTCCTATGATTGAAAATGATTGGTATAGTTATGAAAACAGATTAGATGTATTAAAAGGTTATTTAAAAAATATAGATAAAAATTCTGATACTTTAATATTAGGATGCACTCATTATCCTCATATCATTAATGACATAGAAATATTATTAAAAAATGACATTGAAAATTCTATAAAAAATATAGTTGATCCTTCATATTATACAGTGGTTTCAGCTAAAAAATATTTGGAAGAAAATAATTTGCTTAATAATAATAATAATAATAATAATAATAATAATAATAATAATAATAAAGATAGATATACAAAAATATACACAACTGAAACTAATATAGAAAAAACAAATAAACTAATAGATATTTTTATGCCTAAAAATGAAAAATATGAATTAGAACAAATAACATTATAA
- a CDS encoding VWA domain-containing protein, translating into MKQFDNDSYKDEIKKTEIMAKGVFNSAFNNLSSDERLSEELEIKITKWKKDLNVFINDNNPYQDNKTELDIALKKLKNTSREDIFNDLNSLDALSIDTKFWRYRLSNSDDLNILKKNVISVWEKTYNKKNNDWLVSTVKERRDKFISDIESWINLLKKLKYMSNILRIKTGVLWDFRVGELEEEDISLLKRWVDFINKYKDIEIICDSIGRRIDIEKSLRNVEFKNTYSNTNKKISSKEEIVGIYFAKDIENVIPEELSLLCSKESEKLFKLKYIENRLMCFDKSAYVFNDDMDYIVRAGYREGKGDMIICIDTSGSMKGINEYIAKAVMFKMVMQALSENRNAYLINFSTEIYTCKFTKENGIEDLIKFLKLSYHGGSDIYKALYEANRMMNTSSFKNADVLVLSDFIMEDMPNNLVTMCSRQKNNGNKYFAVSIGKFPFGYSYRKVFNKHWIFDIDNGLKEIY; encoded by the coding sequence ATGAAACAATTTGATAATGATTCTTACAAAGATGAAATAAAAAAAACAGAGATAATGGCTAAGGGAGTATTTAATAGTGCTTTTAATAATCTCAGCAGCGATGAAAGATTGAGTGAAGAATTAGAAATAAAAATTACTAAATGGAAAAAAGATTTAAATGTATTTATAAATGATAATAATCCGTATCAGGACAATAAAACAGAATTAGATATAGCATTAAAAAAATTGAAAAATACAAGCAGAGAAGATATATTTAATGATTTAAATAGCTTAGATGCTTTATCTATTGATACAAAGTTTTGGAGATATAGATTATCAAATTCAGATGATTTAAATATATTAAAAAAAAATGTAATTTCAGTATGGGAAAAAACTTATAATAAAAAAAATAATGATTGGCTTGTTTCTACTGTAAAAGAGAGAAGGGATAAATTTATTTCTGATATAGAATCTTGGATTAATTTGCTTAAAAAATTAAAATATATGTCAAATATACTCAGAATAAAAACGGGAGTATTATGGGATTTTAGAGTAGGGGAGTTGGAGGAAGAAGATATATCTTTATTAAAGAGATGGGTTGATTTTATTAATAAATATAAAGATATAGAAATAATTTGCGACAGTATAGGAAGAAGAATTGATATAGAAAAATCATTGAGAAATGTTGAGTTTAAAAATACCTACAGTAATACAAATAAAAAAATAAGTTCTAAAGAAGAGATAGTTGGAATATACTTTGCCAAAGATATAGAAAATGTTATACCAGAGGAGCTTTCTTTATTATGCAGCAAAGAAAGTGAAAAATTATTTAAACTAAAATATATAGAAAATAGGCTTATGTGCTTTGATAAGAGTGCTTATGTATTTAATGATGATATGGATTATATAGTAAGGGCAGGATATAGGGAAGGAAAAGGCGATATGATTATATGTATAGATACAAGCGGTTCTATGAAAGGTATTAATGAATATATTGCAAAAGCTGTTATGTTTAAAATGGTTATGCAGGCTTTATCCGAAAATAGAAATGCCTATCTTATCAATTTCAGCACTGAGATATATACATGCAAATTCACTAAAGAAAATGGAATTGAAGATTTAATAAAGTTTTTGAAGTTAAGTTATCATGGCGGTTCGGATATATATAAAGCACTTTATGAGGCAAATAGAATGATGAATACATCTAGCTTTAAAAATGCCGATGTTTTAGTTTTATCCGATTTTATAATGGAGGATATGCCTAATAATTTGGTAACTATGTGCAGCAGACAAAAAAATAATGGGAATAAATATTTTGCTGTATCTATAGGAAAATTTCCATTCGGCTATTCATACAGGAAAGTATTTAACAAACATTGGATATTTGATATAGATAATGGTTTAAAAGAAATTTATTAA
- a CDS encoding AAA family ATPase — protein sequence MKNMKHRIEKIIKLLSEGLYEREEIVSLTLLSAIAGKPIFLYGPPGTAKSFIAKRVSSAFKDSKYFGYLMQRFSTPEDIFGPISLEELKNDKYIRKTEGYLPDADFAFLDEIWKSTPAILNTLLTIINERVFKNGNEEIKVPLKALISASNETPPEGQGLEALYDRFIIRLMVNNIKSRDNFEKILENTQLDSYINIDDELKISNDEWVNIRKEVNNIKLSKSVIDIIHNIKLSIEKFNEDNRDIAIYVSDRRWQHISYLLKTAAYLNGRNEVDIYESILIYNCLWSLEEHIESVKKIVENAISLCYDLNNQNINEWRESFKSVQKNIDDEFYNLEKTYNTENIDDKPHMAKTLFINIDEYGNKGETIIYIPIKQLGKKGYFYPLDIGRNQTRKFRCNFNGTDKCTIEINSATAANGFVSGMLSKNYEFLTEAEPDFYMKKVSPKKLEKEKKDSYLKLINSLISSIENIIVNFKNDFNKDKYSNKSVFISDDNFNFFTEMFNSYIENLESEKLDAQRLKSEIEQHETI from the coding sequence ATGAAAAATATGAAACATAGAATAGAAAAAATTATTAAACTTCTTTCAGAGGGGCTTTATGAAAGGGAAGAAATAGTGTCTTTAACTCTGCTTAGTGCCATAGCAGGAAAGCCGATATTTCTATACGGTCCTCCGGGAACTGCTAAAAGTTTTATAGCTAAAAGAGTGTCATCAGCATTTAAAGATTCAAAATATTTCGGATATTTGATGCAGAGATTTTCTACGCCGGAAGATATATTCGGTCCTATTAGCTTGGAAGAATTAAAAAATGATAAATATATAAGAAAAACTGAGGGATATTTACCGGATGCAGATTTTGCATTTTTAGATGAAATATGGAAAAGTACGCCTGCTATACTTAATACACTTTTGACTATAATAAATGAAAGAGTTTTTAAAAATGGAAATGAAGAAATAAAAGTACCATTAAAGGCTTTAATTTCAGCAAGCAATGAAACTCCGCCTGAAGGTCAGGGGCTTGAGGCTTTATATGACAGGTTTATTATTCGTTTAATGGTTAATAATATAAAAAGCAGAGATAATTTTGAGAAGATACTTGAAAATACTCAATTAGATTCTTATATAAATATAGATGATGAATTGAAAATATCAAATGATGAATGGGTTAATATAAGAAAAGAAGTAAATAATATAAAACTCTCAAAATCAGTTATTGATATAATTCATAATATAAAACTTTCTATAGAAAAATTTAATGAGGATAATAGAGATATAGCAATATATGTTTCCGACAGAAGATGGCAGCATATTTCATATTTGCTTAAAACTGCCGCGTATTTAAATGGGAGAAATGAAGTTGATATTTATGAAAGCATTTTAATTTATAATTGCTTATGGAGTTTGGAAGAGCATATTGAATCAGTAAAGAAAATAGTAGAGAATGCTATAAGTTTATGCTATGATTTGAATAATCAGAATATTAATGAATGGAGAGAAAGTTTTAAGAGTGTTCAGAAAAATATAGATGATGAGTTTTATAATTTAGAAAAGACTTATAATACGGAAAATATAGATGATAAGCCTCATATGGCAAAAACTTTATTCATTAATATTGATGAATACGGAAATAAGGGTGAAACTATAATATATATACCAATAAAACAATTAGGTAAAAAAGGTTATTTTTATCCTTTAGATATAGGAAGGAATCAGACAAGAAAATTCAGATGCAATTTTAACGGTACAGATAAATGTACTATTGAAATAAATTCTGCCACTGCGGCAAATGGTTTTGTATCGGGGATGCTTTCTAAAAATTATGAGTTTCTTACCGAAGCTGAACCTGATTTTTATATGAAAAAGGTTAGTCCTAAAAAACTTGAAAAAGAAAAAAAAGATTCCTATTTAAAATTAATCAATTCTTTAATATCAAGCATTGAGAATATTATAGTGAATTTTAAAAATGACTTTAATAAGGATAAATATTCAAATAAAAGTGTATTCATCTCAGATGATAATTTCAATTTTTTCACAGAAATGTTTAATTCTTATATAGAAAATCTTGAGAGTGAGAAATTGGATGCACAAAGACTTAAAAGTGAAATAGAGCAGCATGAAACAATTTGA